In a genomic window of Brettanomyces nanus chromosome 1, complete sequence:
- the CDC31 gene encoding Calcium-binding component of the spindle pole body (SPB) half-bridge → MSTAGPSPLSVNKTNRQAKEELLNEQKQEIREAFTLFDLDNDGLLDYHELKVALRALGFNYSKKEVLSVIEKYDSNDQKLIRYDDFYRFVASKIVERDPVEEIKRAFKLFDDDGTGKISLKNLRRVAKELGENLTDDELMAMIDEFDLDGDGEISEHEFLNICMEN, encoded by the exons ATGAGTACAGCTGGACCCTCACCGCTTTCGGTGAATAAAACAAATAGACAGgcgaaagaagaactcttAAATGAACAGAAGCAGGAAATCAGAGAAGCT TTCACCTTATTCGACTTGGATAATGATGGATTATTAGATTACCATGAATTGAAGGTGGCTTTGAGAGCACTTGGGTTTAATTACTCGAAGAAAGAGGTTCTCTCTGTAATAGAGAAGTACGATTCGAACGATCAGAAGCTGATACGTTATGATGATTTCTACAGATTTGTCGCCAGTAAAATAGTGGAAAGAGACCCAGTAGAGGAAATTAAGAGGGCATTTAAACTCTTTGATGACGACGGGACGGGAAAAATTAGTTTGAAGAACCTTCGCCGGGTTGCCAAAGAATTGGGTGAAAATCTCACCGATGATGAGCTGATGGCCATGATTGACGAGTTCGACTTGGACGGCGATGGAGAGATTAGTGAGCACGAGTTTCTTAATATATGTATGGAAAATTAA
- the PDB1 gene encoding pyruvate dehydrogenase E1, beta subunit (BUSCO:EOG09342IWL), translated as MSFRRALSKAPIVQHSIRSMATAAAGKTMTVRDALDNAMEEELDRDPSVFLMGEEVAQYNGAYKISRGLLDKFGPKRIVDTPITEMGFTGLCVGAAFAGLKPVCEFMTMNFAMQAIDQIINSAGKTYYMSGGKLPVNIVFRGPNGAAAGVAAQHSQDYSTWYGAIPGLKVISPYSAEDARGLLKAAIRDPNPVVCLENELLYGQSFPVSEEALSPDFTLPIGKAQILKEGKDLSIISYTRNLNFCLEAADIVRDKYGLNVEIINLRSIKPMDWDTILKSIIKTKHALTVESGFPAFGVGAEICAQVMESSAFDYLDSPIVRVTGCETPTPYAKSLEDFAFPDTPTVVRGIEKVMSLGEWA; from the coding sequence ATGTCCTTTAGAAGAGCCCTTTCCAAGGCTCCAATTGTCCAACACTCTATAAGAAGTATGGCCACTGCCGCTGCAGGAAAGACTATGACTGTCAGAGATGCATTAGACAATGCCATGGAAGAGGAATTAGACCGTGATCCAAGTGTCTTCCTTATgggtgaagaagttgccCAATACAATGGTGCCTACAAGATTTCCAGAGGTTTGTTGGATAAGTTTGGTCCAAAGAGAATCGTCGATACTCCAATTACTGAGATGGGTTTCACCGGTCTCTGTGTTGGTGCAGCCTTTGCTGGTTTAAAGCCAGTTTGTGAGTTCATGACAATGAACTTTGCCATGCAGGCCATTGATCAAATTATCAACTCTGCAGGTAAAACTTATTACATGTCTGGTGGTAAATTGCCAGTCAATATTGTTTTCAGAGGTCCTAACGGTGCCGCTGCCGGTGTTGCTGCTCAGCATTCCCAAGATTACTCTACTTGGTACGGTGCTATTCCAGGTCTAAAGGTCATTTCTCCTTACTCTGCCGAAGATGCAAGAGGTTTGTTAAAGGCTGCTATTAGAGACCCAAACCCAGTTGTTTGCTTGGAAAATGAATTGCTTTATGGTCAATCGTTCCCTGTTTCTGAAGAGGCTCTTTCTCCTGATTTCACATTGCCAATTGGTAAGGCCCAGATTCTAAAAGAGGGTAAAGATTTGTCTATCATTTCTTACACCAGAAACTTGAACTTCTGTTTGGAAGCTGCAGATATCGTTAGAGACAAGTACGGTCTTAAtgttgaaatcatcaactTGAGATCTATCAAGCCTATGGATTGGGATACTATTTTGAAGTCCATCATCAAGACTAAGCATGCTCTTACTGTCGAGTCTGGATTCCCTGCCTTTGGTGTCGGTGCTGAAATCTGTGCACAGGTCATGGAATCTTCTGCCTTCGATTACTTGGACTCTCCAATTGTTAGAGTTACTGGTTGTGAAACCCCAACTCCATACGCCAAGTCATTGGAGGACTTTGCTTTCCCAGACACCCCAACCGTTGTTAGAGGTATTGAGAAGGTTATGTCTTTGGGTGAGTGGGCTTAA
- the PRP43 gene encoding DEAH-box ATP-dependent RNA helicase prp43 has translation MTESLRPKKKSKTSTIDTENEDIEDGYGLDLDKRFQTTIKYAKKFEDGKINPFTGREFSDKYVSILKTRRNLPVHQQRKEFLKMFQSSQIMVLVGETGSGKTTQIPQFVLYDDMPQLTGSRVGITQPRRVAAMSVAARVADEMDVKLGEEVGYSIRFENMTSSKTVLKYMTDGMLLREAMEDHDLCKYSCLILDEAHERTLATDILMGMLKQLCERRKDLKLIIMSATLDAEKFQSYFNSAPLLTVPGRTYPVELYYTPEFQRDYLDAAIRTVLQIHATEEAGDILLFLTGEEEIEDACNKISLEADQLIREEGCGPLKVYPLYGSLPPYQQQKIFEKAPQAFKPNGRPGRKVIVSTNIAETSLTIDGIVYVVDPGFSKQKVYNPRIRVESLLVSPISKASAQQRAGRAGRTRPGKCFRLYTEEAFKKELIQQSYPEILRSNLSSTVLELKKLGIDDLVHFDFMDPPAPETMMRALEELNYLDCLDDEGELTSLGRMASHFPLDPMLAVLLIISPKFHCSEEILTVVSMLSVPNVFVRPGGAGARKAAEDAKMAFAHPDGDHLTLLNVYNAFNSDEARQTGGRKWCKENFLSFRSLKSGDNVRRQLSRIMESYNLEMNSTAYEDPKYDDNIRKALTAGFFMQVAKRKSTGKGYITVKDSQDVLLHPSTVLSKQDEWVIYNEFVLTSKNYIRTVTSIRPEWLLECAPIYYNLDHFHEDDVKMTLERVRDRMEKPDKKHNGKNF, from the coding sequence ATGACCGAGTCTTTGAGACCTAAAAAAAAGTCCAAAACCTCGACTATAGATACTGAGAATGAAGATATAGAAGATGGATATGGACTAGATCTCGATAAGAGATTCCAAACGACGATAAAGTACgccaagaagtttgaagaCGGTAAGATAAATCCGTTCACGGGCAGAGAGTTTTCTGATAAATATGTAAGCATTTTAAAGACAAGAAGGAATCTCCCTGTTCACCAGCAGCGAAAGGAGTTTCTAAAGATGTTTCAGTCGAGTCAGATCATGGTTCTTGTTGGTGAGACAGGTTCTGGTAAGACCACTCAGATTCCACAGTTTGTTCTATACGATGATATGCCTCAGCTTACAGGAAGTCGAGTTGGAATTACTCAACCCAGAAGGGTGGCTGCCATGTCTGTTGCTGCGAGAGTTGCCGATGAAATGGACGTTAAATTgggtgaagaagttggttATAGTATTCGTTTTGAAAATATGACTTCTAGTAAGACTGTCTTGAAGTATATGACTGACGGTATGTTACTTCGTGAAGCCATGGAAGACCACGATCTATGCAAGTACTCTTGCCTCATATTGGATGAGGCCCATGAAAGAACGTTGGCCACGGATATATTGATGGGCATGTTGAAACAGCTTTGCgaaagaaggaaagatCTCAAGTTAATCATCATGTCGGCCACTTTGGATGCTGAAAAGTTTCAGAGCTACTTCAATAGTGCCCCGTTATTGACGGTTCCTGGACGTACGTATCCTGTGGAGCTATATTATACTCCAGAATTTCAGAGAGATTATTTGGATGCTGCAATTAGAACCGTTTTACAAATTCATGCGACTGAAGAAGCCGGAGATATTTTACTTTTCCTAacaggtgaagaagaaattgaagacGCTTGTAACAAAATCAGTTTGGAGGCAGACCAGCTAATTAGAGAGGAAGGATGTGGTCCTTTAAAAGTGTATCCATTGTATGGTTCGTTACCACCGTATCAACAGCAAAAGATTTTTGAAAAGGCACCTCAAGCTTTCAAGCCTAATGGAAGACCTGGAAGGAAGGTGATTGTTTCCACCAATATTGCAGAGACATCTTTGACCATCGATGGTATTGTGTACGTGGTTGACCCTGGTTTCAGCAAGCAAAAGGTCTATAACCCTAGAATCAGAGTGGAATCATTACTTGTTTCCCCAATTTCCAAGGCTTCTGCTCAACAGAGAGCCGGTAGAGCTGGTCGTACCAGACCCGGTAAATGCTTTAGACTCTACACTGAAGAAGCCTTCAAGAAGGAACTGATACAGCAGAGTTACCCAGAGATTCTCAGGTCCAATCTATCCTCTACTGTgttggaattgaagaagttgggaATTGATGACCTTGTTCATTTTGATTTCATGGACCCTCCTGCTCCCGAGACAATGATGAGAGCattggaagagttgaatTATCTAGACTGCTTAGACGATGAAGGCGAACTAACGTCTCTTGGTCGTATGGCCTCGCATTTCCCCTTGGATCCCATGTTGGCTGTGCTTCTCATTATATCACCTAAGTTTCACTGTTCCGAGGAAATTCTTACAGTTGTCTCTATGCTTTCTGTTCCTAATGTGTTTGTGAGACCCGGAGGTGCTGGTGCTAGAAAGGCAGCTGAAGATGCCAAAATGGCTTTTGCGCACCCTGATGGTGACCATTTGACCCTGTTGAACGTTTATAATGCATTTAATTCGGACGAGGCTAGGCAAACTGGTGGCAGAAAATGGTGCAAAGAGaactttctttcatttaGATCGTTGAAGAGTGGCGATAATGTCAGAAGACAACTATCTAGAATCATGGAGTCCTATAATTTGGAGATGAATTCCACGGCATACGAAGATCCAAAATACGATGATAACATCAGAAAAGCGCTTACTGCCGGCTTTTTCATGCAGGTGGCTAAGAGAAAGAGCACAGGTAAGGGCTACATTACTGTTAAAGATAGTCAGGATGTTTTGCTGCATCCATCTACGGTGTTGAGTAAACAAGATGAGTGGGTAATCTACAACGAGTTTGTCTTGACATCAAAGAACTACATTCGTACCGTTACTAGCATTAGACCTGAATGGTTGTTGGAATGTGCTCCAATCTACTATAACTTGGACCACTTCCATGAGGACGATGTCAAGATGACTTTGGAGAGGGTCCGTGATAGAATGGAAAAGCCGGACAAGAAGCACAATGGAAAGAATTTCTAA
- the EGD1 gene encoding Nascent polypeptide-associated complex subunit beta (BUSCO:EOG093449LF), whose translation MPVDPAKLAKLKKQSAKRVGGSRVKAKKVQKNPEGDDTKLQNALKKLNAQVLNDVEEANFFKEDGNVLHFNKVGVQAAPIYNTYAFSGFAQEKSVTELIPGILPQLGAENLSMLQKIAQQLQDRQAAAGNKEEEKDEDIPELVEGETFDKADID comes from the coding sequence ATGCCTGTCGATCCAGCCAAACTTGCCAAACTTAAGAAACAATCTGCCAAGAGAGTGGGTGGCTCTAGAGTTAAGGCCAAGAAGGTCCAAAAGAACCCCGAGGGAGACGACACAAAGCTTCAAAATGCTCTAAAGAAGTTAAACGCTCAGGTTTTGAACgatgttgaagaggctAACTTTTTCAAGGAGGATGGTAATGTTTTGCACTTCAATAAGGTTGGTGTTCAGGCTGCACCAATTTACAATACCTATGCTTTCAGTGGTTTTGCCCAAGAGAAGAGTGTTACCGAGCTTATCCCCGGTATCTTACCTCAGCTTGGTGCTGAGAATTTGTCCATGCTCCAGAAGATTGCTCAGCAGTTGCAGGACAGACAAGCTGCTGCTGGAaataaggaggaagaaaaggacGAGGACATACCTGAATTGGTTGAGGGTGAGACTTTTGATAAGGCAGATATCGATTGA
- a CDS encoding uncharacterized protein (EggNog:ENOG41), whose product MNQSSSEPSHSGDGGKEEVQRLLIELLNSQKPKISPNAQTKLLNTQITDEDVSFFRAANEVIKLHQYRIDPTIRDILSRLQYSNSPHGGIPLSREYLDTVGLGSQQQRDEPSQIQQQQQQQQQRQEEITDSLLFPQRSRSISDTSSLRNGITTGNGDNNGGFPVLSNSIFKMDAPPNLLHTLSLLSPLSAQQTLVQPQQTQTTASDSNGSNGSQTGLVNQLVARIKNMDASQQQNLISGIAQMLVGTLSGGQAQQAQQVQRSHQSSGQQLASLTQPQTQVPIAPPQATFLNQSHSFTSGEQPAFKVQKNSEPHTQFILETPASGGMTRSFSGSNANFKNSAAKGRHYESSRNPGTHGEGKDEKRHFICGQCGISFKRSSDLKRHEKIHLDVPPNICPLCKKGFARKDALKRHIDTLTCRRNREKLLKKLTNANGTKTSK is encoded by the coding sequence ATGAATCAAAGCTCAAGTGAACCATCTCACAGCGGAGATGGTGGTAAAGAGGAGGTTCAAAGACTTCTTATAGAGCTGCTCAATTCTCAGAAACCCAAGATCTCACCCAATGCTCAAACTAAATTACTTAATACGCAAATTACTGATGAGGATGTTAGTTTTTTTAGGGCTGCCAATGAGGTTATTAAGCTCCATCAGTACCGAATAGATCCCACTATAAGAGATATTCTCAGTAGGCTTCAGTATTCCAACTCGCCTCATGGAGGAATTCCGCTTTCTCGAGAGTACCTGGACACTGTGGGATTGGGAAGTCAGCAGCAGCGGGATGAGCCATCACAGAtacaacagcagcaacagcaacagcaacagcgtcaagaagaaatcactGACTCTTTGCTCTTTCCGCAAAGATCACGAAGTATCAGTGACACAAGCAGCTTGCGCAATGGCATAACGACGGGTAACGGAGACAACAACGGCGGGTTTCCTGTTCTATCCAATagcattttcaagatgGATGCCCCGCCAAACCTATTGCATACgttgtctcttctttctcctcttaGTGCACAGCAAACATTAGTTCAACCTCAACAGACTCAAACTACTGCTAGCGATTCCAACGGGTCCAACGGCTCTCAAACTGGCCTGGTGAACCAGCTAGTCGCCCGTATAAAGAACATGGATGCATCTCAGCAACAGAACTTGATCAGTGGCATCGCTCAAATGCTCGTGGGAACATTATCTGGGGGACAGGCTCAGCAGGCTCAGCAAGTTCAGCGGTCTCACCAATCTTCAGGTCAGCAGCTAGCGTCGTTAACACAGCCTCAGACACAAGTACCAATTGCGCCTCCGCAAGCCACGTTTCTGAACCAAAGTCATTCATTTACATCAGGTGAACAGCCTGCTTTTAAAGTACAGAAAAACAGCGAACCTCATACTCAATTCATTTTGGAGACACCTGCGTCTGGAGGAATGACGCGTTCTTTCAGTGGCTCTAACGCTAATTTTAAAAATAGTGCTGCAAAGGGTCGACATTATGAAAGTTCGAGAAATCCAGGGACTCATGGCGAAGGTAAGGACGAAAAAAGGCATTTCATCTGCGGTCAATGTGGTATATCATTTAAAAGGTCTTCGGATCTTAAGAGACACGAGAAGATTCACTTGGATGTGCCTCCCAACATTTGTCCCTTGTGTAAAAAGGGATTTGCGCGGAAAGATGCCTTGAAAAGGCACATTGATACACTTACATGCCGCCGGAATAGGGAAAAGCTACTTAAAAAATTGACTAATGCAAATGGCACCAAGACAAGCAAGTGA
- a CDS encoding uncharacterized protein (MEROPS:MER0018320~EggNog:ENOG41), whose translation MNSVFESHRTICKKPSLSILSGSSVNKLNNAQNVFPQKPIKERIVSRSTGLIKFALERSTKTSKEGLVLESSLEKENTTSSKRQGLPIFIPVEENEKEDEPEIENEEGSSCNEQEKKSLHSQQVRSQGLLYKLAAKQRRVLDLKEELAETEKELAHLELEYTDEVLPQSPEKHKQIDQAKLHSSSSNGQSRRGRKISKKPSIMEFTSQLSKKASMINFNGNDAQAIAKSFSTIGDNISHNIAANPILSRGKNMLMNMNRDNERWFNKQANLIKQKIQQDPNTFIGSVYNKVNKYKNDMVEKRAFEEDLDEDLRDDFDETCDGLDYSDCFYYDYDQESDTKKFRQKIQDSTKTPENTSKATGENKTFIVTLKEKTTEPAVAKFKQAVKTMGGTIEHEYSLIKGFVVKLPPIHAAKLNKDDNVETVEEDKEVKANSV comes from the exons ATGAATTCGGTATTTGAGTCCCATAGAACTATTTGTAAGAAACCGTCGTTGTCCATTCTTTCAGGTTCTTCAGTGAATAAATTGAACAATGCTCAGAACGTCTTTCCGCAGAAAccaatcaaagaaagaattgttAGTAGGAGCACTGGATTGATTAAGTTTGCTCTTGAGCGATCTACCAAGACATCAAAAGAGGGTTTAGTTTTGGAATCATCattagagaaagaaaatacaACCAGTTCAAAGAGACAAGGATTACCGATTTTCATTCCGGTTGAAGAAAACgagaaggaagatgaaCCAGAAATTGAAAACGAAGAAGGTTCAAGTTGCAACgagcaagaaaaaaagtcGCTGCATAGTCAGCAGGTGAGAAGCCAGGGATTACTCTACAAACTTGCTGCTAAACAGAGAAGAGTCTTGGACCTCAAGGAGGAGTTGGCAGAAACGGAAAAAGAGCTTGCTCACCTGGAGTTAGAATATACGGATGAAGTTCTTCCTCAAAGCCCGGAAAAGCACAAACAGATAGACCAAGCCAAACTACATTCTTCGTCGTCGAATGGACAATCtagaagaggcagaaaaaTTAGCAAGAAGCCATCCATTATGGAATTTACTTCACAGCTAAGCAAGAAAGCATCGATGATAAACTTCAACGGAAATGATGCTCAGGCAATTGCAAAGAGTTTTAGCACGATTGGAGACAACATCTCGCATAATATAGCTGCTAATCCGATTCTTAGTAGAGGCAAGAATATGCTAATGAATATGAACCGAGATAATGAGAGATGGTTCAACAAGCAGGCAAATCTGATTAAGCAAAAAATTCAGCAGGATCCTAATACATTTATTGGGAGTGTGTACAATAAGGTTAATAAGTATAAAAACGACATGGTCGAAAAGAGAGCTTTTGAGGAAGATTTAGATGAAGATTTGCGGGATGATTTCGACGAGACCTGCGACGGACTCGATTACTCAGATTGTTTCTACTACGATTACGATCAAGAGTCCGATACAAAAAAATTCAGGCAGAAAATTCAGG ATTCAACCAAGACACCTGAAAACACTAGCAAAGCTACTGGTGAGAACAAGACATTCATC GTGACtctcaaagagaagacTACTGAGCCAGCTGTTGCCAA ATTCAAACAAGCTGTCAAGACCATGGGAGGAACTATTGAACATGAATACAGTTTGATCAAAGGATTCGT TGTTAAATTGCCTCCAATTCATGCTGCCAAATTGAATAAGGATGATAATGTGGAGACTGTcgaagaagataaggagGTGAAAGCCAATAGCGTCTAA
- a CDS encoding uncharacterized protein (EggNog:ENOG41): MLFGIERFAYVLLLITGFVSGTLYNSQYDAWPFLSANRAIALRTQRDISKSSLITYDVVTGVNLTTVIFQSLGYNDSSFTDITDLLNVGIQALSLDLYYNEYTKNWSLCPYKAVNSNSLATQCGNASTFNLASIASIVDSFLLDTDSILNTNMFYVLLNLNSMVDHESSNLSGVHRLGKIFKNITNLITPEMIHTSKLPTIGNLLFTENIRLSVVIVENNMPANTSYDLSSDLDTVFIASDLMEASEYQDVQGNTLNPLPMLYEPFDLQNTYNSSDSNQTKFRFLYETPDSQFTLSEFHTIISSGYSQIISRSFSNLSDISDFLDNSLWSWRSGQPPFVGSIEGNNGEIIEVGKNAGRCAVVTKLGWKATSCALKYRSMCQNSNHDAEYVITDDTSNYRSAAEKCYELNETYVVAVPYTAGEQSKMTDMISGDDDGVWININSISSANCWVQGVNTVCPYQKTISKRIFIKMITPGSVVSFVLVLLLIAFQFNRVPVHKNRRHWRRLMNDRLAGEFEGVAS, from the coding sequence ATGCTGTTCGGAATAGAAAGGTTTGCATATGTTCTACTACTTATCACTGGTTTTGTTTCTGGTACACTCTATAATAGCCAGTATGACGCCTggccttttctttcagCCAATAGAGCTATTGCTCTGAGAACGCAGAGGGATATTTCCAAAAGCTCTCTCATTACATATGATGTGGTAACGGGTGTCAATCTTACCACTGTAATATTCCAGTCTTTGGGATACAACGACAGCTCCTTCACAGATATTACTGATCTTTTGAATGTCGGTATACAGGCCCTATCGTTGGATCTCTATTATAACGAATACACGAAAAATTGGTCTCTCTGTCCTTACAAGGCCGTCAACTCCAACTCACTGGCAACTCAATGTGGCAATGCTTCTACATTTAACTTGGCCTCAATTGCATCAATTGttgattcttttcttctagACACGGATTCCATACTTAATACAAACATGTTCTATGTTTTattgaacttgaattcCATGGTTGACCACGAGTCCTCTAATTTATCCGGCGTCCATAGATTGGggaagatcttcaagaacatAACGAACCTTATTACTCCGGAGATGATCCACACTTCTAAGCTTCCGACTATTGGCAATCTACTCTTCACCGAGAATATAAGATTGTCTGTTGTCATTGTCGAGAACAATATGCCTGCCAATACAAGCTACGATCTTTCGTCCGACCTAGACACTGTTTTCATTGCCAGTGATTTAATGGAGGCCAGTGAATATCAAGATGTCCAAGGCAATACGCTCAATCCGCTACCAATGTTATACGAGCCGTTCGACTTACAAAACACATATAATTCATCAGACTCTAACCAAACAAAGTTTAGGTTTCTCTACGAAACCCCAGACAGTCAGTTCACATTATCGGAGTTTCATACTATCATATCATCAGGATACTCACAAATAATCTCTCGTTCTTTCTCGAATCTCAGCGACATATCTGATTTCTTAGATAACTCGTTATGGAGTTGGAGGTCCGGCCAGCCACCTTTTGTAGGGTCCATAGAGGGTAACAACGGGGAAATTATCGAAGTTGGTAAGAACGCGGGGAGATGTGCCGTGGTGACGAAACTTGGCTGGAAGGCCACTTCATGTGCTCTGAAATATAGATCAATGTGCCAAAATAGTAATCATGATGCTGAGTATGTTATCACAGACGATACATCGAACTATCGTTCGGCTGCTGAGAAATGCTATGAGCTAAATGAGACATATGTGGTTGCTGTACCTTACACTGCTGGAGAACAGAGCAAAATGACTGACATGATCAGTGGTGACGATGACGGTGTATGGATTAATATCAACTCTATTTCTAGTGCTAACTGCTGGGTACAAGGTGTGAACACTGTGTGTCCGTACCAGAAAACCATCTCTAAAAGgattttcatcaaaatgATTACGCCGGGATCGGTGGTATCTTTCGTTTTGGTGTTGCTACTTATTGCTTTCCAGTTCAACAGAGTTCCAGTTCACAAGAATAGACGACATTGGAGAAGGTTGATGAACGACCGATTAGCTGGAGAGTTTGAAGGTGTAGCATCTTGA